In a genomic window of Lacrimispora sp. BS-2:
- a CDS encoding SulP family inorganic anion transporter, which yields MKDMIPQFFLSMKHYTREQFIKDIISGIIVAIIALPLSIALALASGVTPEQGLYTAIVAGFVISFLGGSKVQIAGPTAAFASIVAGIVIKNGLDGLAAATVMAGIILVIMGFLRLGSLIRFIPYTITTGFTAGIAVTIFIGQIKDFLGLTFEKAPVETMEKLEQVVHSIGTLNPMALAIGMIALSVLIIWPRYFKKVPPSLVAVVLTAVLVKVLDLPVHTIGDLYTISPSLPALHVPRLSLDMMGKVMPDAVTIAVLAAIESLLSCVVADGMIGSRHNSNMELIAQGLGNTFSALFGGIPATGAIARTAANVKNGGRTPVAGMVHAVLLLLILVFLMPYAALIPMPAIAAILFMVAYNMSEWREFVSIVKTSPKSDWSVLLVAFILTVVFDLVVAIGVGLIFASLLFMKRMADVAEVNGWKYLEDKEENEGDRIDLKPVPGHVAVFEINGPMFFGAADKISKVVLEDGKRVLILRMRSVPAMDTTALKSLKKLYSSLKRKNITLMLSHVNEQPMSMMERAGFVDDMGRENIAGCIDEALMRASAL from the coding sequence ATGAAGGATATGATACCCCAGTTTTTTTTATCAATGAAGCACTATACAAGAGAGCAGTTTATAAAGGATATTATTTCCGGAATTATCGTGGCAATCATTGCCCTGCCTCTCTCTATCGCTCTTGCCCTGGCTTCCGGCGTAACCCCGGAGCAGGGACTTTATACGGCCATTGTCGCAGGCTTTGTGATCTCTTTTTTAGGCGGCAGTAAGGTGCAGATTGCAGGGCCTACGGCTGCATTTGCTTCTATTGTTGCTGGTATTGTCATAAAAAACGGGCTTGACGGTCTGGCCGCGGCAACCGTAATGGCCGGAATTATTCTGGTTATCATGGGATTTTTACGGTTGGGAAGTCTGATACGTTTTATTCCCTATACCATTACAACCGGGTTTACCGCCGGCATTGCGGTGACTATTTTTATCGGCCAGATAAAGGATTTCCTGGGGCTTACCTTTGAAAAGGCTCCGGTGGAGACCATGGAAAAGCTGGAGCAGGTGGTACACTCCATCGGAACCCTTAATCCCATGGCATTGGCAATAGGAATGATCGCCCTTTCCGTACTTATCATCTGGCCAAGATATTTTAAGAAGGTCCCCCCATCCTTAGTTGCAGTTGTTCTCACTGCGGTTCTGGTAAAGGTGCTGGATCTTCCGGTTCATACCATTGGTGATCTGTATACCATTTCCCCCAGTCTTCCGGCTCTGCATGTTCCCAGGCTGTCCCTTGACATGATGGGGAAGGTCATGCCTGATGCAGTGACCATTGCGGTGTTGGCTGCCATTGAATCATTGCTGTCCTGCGTTGTGGCAGACGGAATGATAGGAAGCAGGCATAATTCCAACATGGAACTGATTGCTCAGGGACTGGGTAATACCTTTTCTGCATTGTTTGGAGGAATCCCGGCTACAGGCGCCATTGCGCGGACGGCCGCCAACGTGAAAAACGGAGGAAGAACTCCTGTGGCGGGAATGGTTCATGCAGTTCTTCTGCTGTTGATCCTTGTATTTCTCATGCCATATGCAGCCCTTATCCCTATGCCGGCCATTGCAGCGATTCTGTTTATGGTTGCATATAATATGAGCGAGTGGAGAGAATTTGTTTCAATTGTAAAAACTTCCCCTAAAAGTGACTGGTCCGTGCTTTTGGTCGCTTTTATCCTGACCGTGGTATTTGATCTGGTGGTGGCTATCGGCGTTGGCCTGATATTTGCTTCTTTGCTGTTCATGAAGCGGATGGCGGATGTGGCCGAGGTAAACGGCTGGAAGTATCTGGAGGATAAAGAGGAGAATGAAGGAGACCGCATTGACTTAAAGCCTGTTCCAGGGCATGTGGCCGTATTTGAAATCAATGGTCCAATGTTTTTTGGAGCCGCAGATAAGATATCCAAGGTGGTACTGGAAGACGGAAAGAGAGTGCTGATACTCCGTATGCGGAGCGTTCCGGCCATGGATACAACTGCCTTAAAAAGCTTAAAGAAGCTTTACAGCAGTTTAAAAAGAAAGAACATCACACTGATGTTATCCCATGTGAACGAACAGCCTATGTCAATGATGGAACGGGCGGGATTTGTAGATGATATGGGACGGGAGAATATTGCAGGCTGCATTGATGAGGCTTTGATGCGTGCCTCCGCGCTATAA
- a CDS encoding YezD family protein, producing MIPISYSNASDPEKEYIELIHEMASHVKYGSITITIQDGKIVQIEKIEKIRLKS from the coding sequence GTGATTCCCATATCCTATTCAAATGCTTCTGATCCTGAAAAAGAATACATTGAGCTGATCCATGAAATGGCCAGCCATGTAAAGTATGGTTCCATTACCATAACGATTCAGGATGGAAAAATCGTACAGATCGAAAAAATAGAAAAAATCAGATTAAAGAGCTGA
- a CDS encoding radical SAM protein: MANTYQNLQKSHPCFGGNKNNVGRIHLPVSPGCNISCKFCDRRINDEEERPGVTSKVLTPLQALKVLDKALVLCPEITVAGIAGPGDTLATDYALETFRLVKKHHPELIKCMSTNGLLLYERAAEIIEIGVESVTVTVNAVDPEIEAKLNRWILYHGKIYEGVQAAEILIENQLKGIKKIADAGITVKVNTVLVPNINGGHIEDIAKAVKEAGARIYNIIPLIPQADLSREPAPVCQEIDEARTRAGKYIDVFRHCQHCRADAVGMLGGKDYGDLIYQRRIAGSDTFSHG, from the coding sequence ATGGCAAATACATATCAAAATCTGCAAAAGTCACATCCATGCTTTGGAGGAAATAAAAACAACGTGGGCCGGATCCATCTTCCGGTAAGCCCTGGCTGCAATATTTCCTGTAAGTTCTGTGACAGGAGAATTAACGATGAGGAAGAAAGGCCGGGAGTGACCTCTAAGGTGCTCACCCCTTTGCAGGCACTTAAGGTTCTTGACAAGGCTCTTGTCCTTTGTCCGGAGATCACGGTGGCAGGCATTGCAGGTCCAGGCGATACCCTGGCTACGGATTACGCTCTGGAGACATTCCGCCTGGTAAAGAAACACCATCCGGAGCTGATCAAATGTATGAGCACCAACGGGCTCCTTCTCTATGAAAGGGCGGCTGAGATCATTGAAATCGGAGTAGAATCCGTGACCGTTACAGTAAATGCGGTGGACCCGGAAATCGAGGCAAAGCTGAACCGGTGGATTCTGTACCATGGAAAAATCTATGAGGGAGTCCAGGCGGCTGAGATCCTGATAGAAAACCAGTTAAAGGGAATCAAAAAGATAGCGGATGCAGGAATTACGGTGAAAGTGAATACCGTGCTGGTGCCAAACATAAACGGAGGGCATATTGAGGATATTGCAAAGGCCGTAAAAGAGGCAGGCGCAAGGATCTATAACATCATTCCCCTGATCCCACAGGCAGACCTTTCCCGTGAACCAGCCCCTGTCTGTCAGGAAATCGACGAGGCCAGGACCCGGGCAGGAAAATACATCGATGTTTTCCGCCACTGCCAGCACTGCCGTGCCGATGCGGTGGGCATGCTTGGGGGGAAGGATTACGGAGATCTCATATACCAGAGAAGGATCGCAGGAAGTGATACCTTTTCCCACGGATAA
- a CDS encoding NifB/NifX family molybdenum-iron cluster-binding protein, protein MKYKIAVASTDGKVVNQHFGRAEVFYIVAADSRDMTFTYEGSRKTVPVCKGQEHDETQLKALAVLFEDCDYVLVSRIGAGARAALEQNHIEAFELPGYIEDSIRRLLTYTELRKLLNEV, encoded by the coding sequence ATGAAATATAAGATAGCAGTCGCATCAACAGACGGAAAGGTAGTAAACCAGCATTTTGGCAGAGCCGAAGTTTTTTACATCGTAGCAGCCGACAGCAGGGATATGACATTCACATACGAGGGAAGCCGTAAAACAGTTCCCGTATGCAAGGGACAGGAGCATGATGAAACACAGTTAAAAGCCCTGGCAGTCCTGTTTGAAGATTGTGATTATGTTCTGGTCAGCCGGATCGGAGCCGGTGCTAGGGCTGCCCTGGAACAAAACCACATTGAAGCCTTTGAACTGCCGGGATATATTGAGGATTCCATCAGGAGGCTTCTTACTTACACAGAGTTACGGAAGTTATTAAATGAAGTTTAG
- the nifH gene encoding nitrogenase iron protein, with amino-acid sequence MGQIRQIAIYGKGGIGKSTTTQNLTAGLVELGKKVMVVGCDPKADSTRLLLGGLAQKTVLDTLREEGDSVELDRIMKEGYKGTRCVESGGPEPGVGCAGRGIITSIGLLENLGAYTDDLDYVFYDVLGDVVCGGFAMPIREGKAKEIYIVASGEMMALYAANNIAKGIKRYAKTGGVRLGGIICNSRNVDRELDLLRAFSKELGTKLLYFVPRDNIVQHAEINRKTVIEYKPDSSQADEYRNLAQAVIDNQDFTIPTPMDQERLEEILFEFGLMNINDDYKI; translated from the coding sequence ATGGGACAGATCAGACAGATTGCTATTTACGGGAAGGGAGGAATCGGAAAATCCACCACAACCCAAAACCTGACGGCAGGGCTGGTAGAGCTTGGAAAAAAGGTCATGGTTGTGGGGTGCGATCCAAAAGCGGATTCCACCAGGCTGCTCTTAGGCGGTCTGGCGCAGAAAACGGTTCTTGATACGTTGCGGGAAGAGGGGGACAGTGTAGAGCTGGACCGCATCATGAAGGAAGGTTATAAGGGAACCAGGTGTGTGGAATCAGGAGGCCCGGAGCCGGGAGTAGGCTGTGCCGGCAGAGGCATCATCACTTCCATAGGACTTCTTGAAAATCTTGGCGCCTATACCGATGACCTTGATTATGTGTTTTATGACGTATTGGGAGATGTGGTCTGCGGAGGATTTGCCATGCCCATCCGGGAAGGAAAGGCCAAAGAAATCTACATTGTGGCAAGCGGGGAGATGATGGCCCTGTATGCGGCAAATAACATTGCAAAAGGCATCAAACGGTATGCAAAGACCGGAGGAGTACGGCTTGGGGGAATTATCTGCAACAGCCGGAACGTGGACCGGGAGCTGGATCTGCTCCGTGCCTTTTCAAAAGAGCTTGGGACCAAGCTTCTCTACTTCGTTCCAAGGGATAACATTGTGCAGCATGCGGAGATCAACCGCAAAACAGTCATTGAATACAAACCCGATTCCAGCCAGGCAGATGAATACCGGAATCTTGCGCAGGCTGTCATTGATAATCAGGATTTCACCATTCCCACGCCCATGGATCAGGAACGGCTGGAAGAAATTCTTTTTGAATTCGGGCTTATGAACATCAACGATGATTATAAGATCTAA
- a CDS encoding cysteine synthase family protein encodes MSNIHKSITELIGKTPLLELENYAKKHALEAKIIAKLEYFNPNQSVKDRIALAMIDDAEKKGLLKPGYTIVETTSGNTGIGLAAIAAARGYSFRVYVQDYVSEERFKNIRAFGGEAIRLSQVPEVQAVLDETGGDFVAAVNTLKEKVLSKEKNIFFVNQIENPANPFVHEATTGPEIWADTDGEVDILVACVGTGGTVSGAGKYLKGKNKNIKIIAIQPGPNSLPSETDPLPPDITGIHPFEGVPAERVPLTMDRNIYDEKYEVETYQAYEAAKEVARTDGILVGTSSGAAIFAAAQVAKRTENKGKNIVVVLADTGLRYLSTKLFEEA; translated from the coding sequence ATGAGTAATATTCATAAATCAATCACGGAACTCATAGGAAAAACGCCTCTTTTGGAGCTGGAAAATTACGCAAAAAAACATGCTCTGGAAGCGAAGATCATCGCAAAGCTTGAGTATTTTAATCCCAACCAGAGCGTAAAAGACAGGATCGCACTGGCCATGATCGATGATGCGGAAAAAAAGGGACTTTTAAAACCAGGGTATACCATTGTGGAAACCACCAGCGGAAATACGGGGATCGGCCTTGCGGCAATCGCGGCAGCCAGAGGATATTCTTTCCGGGTATATGTCCAGGATTATGTCAGCGAGGAACGGTTTAAGAACATCAGAGCTTTTGGCGGAGAAGCCATCAGATTATCTCAGGTGCCGGAGGTCCAGGCGGTGCTGGATGAAACAGGCGGGGATTTTGTGGCGGCTGTTAATACTCTGAAGGAGAAGGTGCTGTCAAAGGAAAAAAACATCTTTTTTGTCAATCAGATCGAAAATCCGGCAAATCCTTTTGTTCATGAAGCGACCACAGGGCCGGAGATCTGGGCGGATACGGATGGAGAGGTGGATATTCTGGTGGCCTGCGTCGGCACGGGAGGTACCGTATCAGGGGCGGGAAAGTACTTAAAAGGTAAAAATAAAAATATTAAGATCATTGCCATACAGCCGGGGCCAAATTCCCTGCCCAGTGAGACCGATCCACTGCCGCCGGATATCACAGGGATCCATCCCTTTGAAGGAGTGCCTGCAGAACGGGTTCCCCTTACCATGGATCGAAACATTTATGATGAAAAATATGAGGTGGAAACTTATCAGGCTTATGAAGCTGCAAAGGAAGTGGCAAGGACAGACGGGATATTAGTGGGAACTTCCTCCGGAGCCGCCATTTTTGCAGCCGCCCAGGTGGCAAAAAGAACTGAAAACAAAGGAAAGAATATTGTAGTTGTTTTAGCGGATACCGGTCTTAGGTACCTGTCCACAAAGCTTTTTGAAGAAGCTTAG
- a CDS encoding nitrogenase component 1: protein MAINLSNSNLATRETRLGSITGYVGDLHDLASQSKCGSLKGCGRCFSQSSTCLSGCALSQLGGIRDVAVIHHGPSGCSATASSQYIVTNQVAAKRGVVNKSVYIGTDMNENDTIFGSTEALADIIVEVNRRYQPKAIFVSSSCATGIIGEDIDSVVDDVKDQIPVPVIAVHCEGFKSRIWATGFDISDHAVLSGIVKPPQRKRKTINFKNFFESARNEIMEMFKNFDLEPIFLYANATVEELEHLSESVATTCICGVLGNYLGNGLEEHYGVPYIRTVNPLGIVGFETWLREIGRVAGKQLEVENYIEEQRKIYIPQIEAVKEELKGLKAVLGMGPGYTFEVTRVLNELGIEVVWALAWHYDKKYENGDVPPAMSYLLDNDINFETSVADQQNFEVMNILNKYRPDLYLSRHPGSTVWAIKQGTPAVYVADEYMIFGYKHTLEFAHTVLDTIRNRSFEQNLAKRVKLPYTDWWYKQDVGSFLEEAIG, encoded by the coding sequence ATGGCAATTAATTTATCAAATTCCAATCTGGCTACCAGGGAGACCCGGTTAGGTTCCATAACCGGATATGTAGGAGACTTACATGATCTTGCCAGTCAGAGTAAGTGCGGCAGCTTAAAGGGCTGCGGGCGCTGTTTTTCCCAGTCAAGCACCTGCCTTTCAGGCTGTGCTCTCAGCCAGCTGGGAGGGATCCGGGATGTGGCGGTCATCCATCACGGTCCTTCCGGGTGTTCGGCCACGGCCAGTTCACAGTACATTGTTACCAATCAGGTAGCCGCTAAAAGAGGAGTCGTAAACAAATCTGTATACATCGGCACGGACATGAATGAGAATGATACTATTTTCGGCTCCACAGAAGCCCTGGCAGATATTATTGTGGAGGTTAACCGGCGTTACCAGCCAAAGGCAATTTTTGTCAGCAGTTCCTGTGCCACGGGGATCATCGGAGAAGACATTGACAGCGTGGTGGATGATGTGAAGGATCAGATTCCGGTACCTGTCATAGCCGTTCACTGCGAAGGTTTTAAATCACGAATCTGGGCGACAGGGTTTGATATATCCGATCATGCGGTATTAAGCGGAATCGTAAAGCCTCCCCAGCGGAAAAGAAAAACCATTAATTTTAAAAACTTTTTCGAAAGCGCCAGAAATGAAATCATGGAAATGTTTAAGAATTTTGATTTAGAACCCATTTTTTTATATGCCAACGCAACGGTGGAAGAACTGGAGCATTTATCAGAATCCGTTGCGACAACGTGCATCTGCGGAGTTCTTGGAAATTATCTGGGCAATGGCTTAGAAGAGCACTATGGCGTTCCCTATATCCGGACCGTCAATCCCTTGGGGATCGTCGGATTTGAGACTTGGCTTCGGGAAATCGGAAGGGTGGCCGGTAAGCAGCTTGAGGTGGAGAATTACATAGAAGAACAAAGAAAGATCTATATTCCTCAGATTGAAGCGGTGAAGGAAGAATTAAAGGGATTAAAAGCGGTTCTCGGAATGGGGCCGGGCTACACCTTTGAGGTGACGAGAGTTTTGAACGAGCTGGGAATCGAAGTGGTTTGGGCGCTGGCATGGCATTATGACAAGAAATACGAAAACGGGGATGTACCTCCCGCCATGAGTTATCTTCTCGACAATGACATTAATTTTGAAACCAGTGTGGCGGACCAGCAGAACTTTGAGGTGATGAACATCTTAAACAAATACCGTCCTGATTTATACCTTTCCCGCCATCCCGGTTCTACAGTATGGGCCATTAAACAGGGGACGCCGGCGGTCTATGTGGCGGACGAATACATGATATTCGGATATAAGCATACGCTGGAGTTCGCTCATACGGTTTTAGATACCATACGGAACCGGAGCTTTGAACAAAATCTGGCAAAACGAGTAAAGCTGCCTTACACGGACTGGTGGTATAAGCAGGATGTGGGAAGCTTTTTAGAGGAGGCGATTGGCTGA
- a CDS encoding nitrogenase component 1, with the protein MAKILDKQRYKCAMSAMQTVQAIERAIPVLHSGPGCAQKLSNSSGSSGYFSPNIYPCTSINEKDVVFGGVKKLESTIRHSLDVIDADLYVVLTGCIPEIVGDNTEEVVEGFRDAEKPVIYASTAGFKGNNYKGHEQVVDAIIDQLLERSDNRIKNLVNIWADVPYQDEFWLGNLRELENLVRELGLTPNTIFGYQRGLSNVKRIPEAEFNLLVSPWVGLNNMKNMEKKLGIPYLHYPTLPIGAFETSKFLREVGGFAGVPEEKIESLIAEKEAYYYYYIERYADLFLETRVMSKQFTVVSDAQYALGITKFLVNDLGLFPAKQFITDDTPREFRNKVCSYFKELNFGIEAEVDFETDGYKIHNEIKAHDYHGYPLILGGHWEKEVAKQTDAHFLNVSWPVNERLVMNSYYTGYDGGLKLIEDIYSVARTRFN; encoded by the coding sequence ATGGCAAAGATATTAGACAAACAGAGGTATAAATGCGCCATGAGCGCCATGCAGACCGTTCAGGCGATTGAACGGGCCATTCCGGTCCTCCATTCCGGGCCGGGCTGCGCCCAGAAGCTTTCCAATTCCTCGGGCAGTTCCGGATATTTTTCTCCCAATATCTATCCCTGTACCAGCATCAACGAAAAGGATGTTGTATTCGGAGGCGTTAAAAAGCTGGAGTCAACCATCAGACACTCCCTGGATGTCATTGACGCCGATTTATATGTGGTTTTGACCGGCTGTATCCCGGAGATCGTGGGTGACAACACCGAGGAAGTGGTGGAGGGGTTCCGGGATGCCGAAAAACCGGTCATCTATGCCTCAACCGCAGGCTTTAAGGGAAACAACTACAAGGGCCATGAGCAGGTGGTGGATGCAATCATTGACCAGCTTTTGGAACGGTCAGATAACCGGATAAAAAATCTGGTCAATATATGGGCCGATGTGCCTTATCAGGATGAATTCTGGCTGGGAAATTTAAGAGAGCTTGAAAATCTGGTCAGGGAGCTTGGCCTTACGCCGAACACCATATTTGGCTATCAAAGAGGATTAAGTAATGTAAAGAGGATCCCGGAAGCGGAATTTAACCTGCTGGTGTCTCCGTGGGTCGGGCTTAATAACATGAAGAACATGGAGAAGAAGCTTGGAATCCCTTATCTTCACTATCCCACCCTCCCCATAGGGGCTTTTGAAACCAGTAAATTCCTTCGGGAAGTAGGCGGGTTCGCAGGAGTGCCGGAGGAGAAGATCGAAAGCCTTATTGCTGAGAAAGAGGCTTATTATTACTATTACATTGAACGCTATGCGGATCTGTTCCTGGAGACCAGAGTCATGTCAAAGCAGTTTACAGTTGTGTCTGATGCCCAATATGCCCTTGGCATTACAAAGTTCCTGGTCAATGACCTGGGTTTGTTTCCTGCAAAGCAGTTCATAACGGATGATACTCCAAGAGAGTTCCGGAATAAGGTCTGTTCCTATTTTAAGGAGCTGAATTTTGGCATAGAAGCAGAGGTGGACTTTGAGACCGATGGCTATAAGATCCACAATGAGATCAAAGCCCATGATTATCATGGATATCCCCTGATCCTTGGAGGTCATTGGGAAAAAGAGGTTGCAAAACAGACTGATGCCCATTTCCTTAATGTATCCTGGCCGGTCAATGAAAGGCTGGTCATGAACAGCTACTATACAGGATATGACGGTGGCCTGAAGCTGATCGAAGACATCTATTCCGTTGCCAGAACAAGATTCAATTGA